From the Corythoichthys intestinalis isolate RoL2023-P3 chromosome 6, ASM3026506v1, whole genome shotgun sequence genome, the window AGAATGAAAATGcggaatagtttccgtcacatgttcacaatgtgtctcACAATCACAATGTTTTAtatatgtagttagcctgcatcgtagcagtgtctgattGTATCACTTGTGACGTATCCATAATGGCTTGACCACACGGTAAGATATTTTCTCTTGGCGAGAGAGAATATGCTATGTTGCTTtagtctttaaaggtctgtgttgagtgatcatcacacgctAAATGTAACTGGTAGTGTTAGCGTCAAGCCCGTCGACAGGGGGGGCAACCGGTAATGTTGTtctgggcctcaggaccataggggcccctgaatgaaccttgatttattttactttacgttcacatattttttcaaatttaaatcattgtccgattaaatattatgttttactcgatatatacttaaacactttaacatattaagcatttcaaatatatatatttttcctttatttgtaccccccccccccccccacgtcTTAGCAGAGAAAtgtttgaccccgctctggcgcactcaaggctacactacgtacgtGCCCTGGAGCGGGAAATTAACATCTGAAATGGCGAGTCGTCATAAGTCGGGTGcgcgcagaaaagaaaaaaagatgaagatcatagaggCGAACGAGAAagacaagaagccagagaattagggtCAAAGTTGGCTGTGGACGGGGATGTGGGTATTTGAACAACAACCGCTAACACTGAACGTTTAAATTCAcgatcaccgtgaccaaagTCCGAATCGAGTGTCACCGGCCGCTTGTAGCCTACtgagctgcggtatgacaagacaCGCTGCTTGCGTTAAGCCAaggagagagaaggtgatgggagatcagggatatacagtgccctccataattattggcacccctggttaagatgtgttttttagcttctaatttttttttgtattcaaataatatgggaccttgatggaaaaaaagaaaaaaatctaacctttactacaagtgcatttattcagtggggaaaaaaatcccacgtaaaaaaaataattatttgacatcaaataatgtgtgtcacaattattagcacccctggtgttaatactttgtacaacccccttttgccaacaaaacaaggtctggggactgagatggctaaGGTCTCATCTGCACggtccgtgtgctttggtcagatgagaccaagattaagctttttggcaacaaacactataagtgggtctggcgtgccacgaaagatgcgcatgctgaaaagcacctcatacccactgtgaagtacgggggtgggtcagtggtgctgtggggctgtttcgcttccaaaggctctGGTAACCTTgtaagggtgcatggcatcatgaatgctttgaaataccaggacattttaaatcaaaatctgttgccctctgcccgaaagctgaagatgggtcatcactgggtctttcagcaagacaatgaccctaaacatatggccaaatctacacagaaatggttcaccagacacaaaatcaagcttgtgaaacattataggagaagattaggtgctgttttgttggcaaaagggggttgtacaaagtattaacaccaggggtgctaataattgtgacacacattatttgatgtcaaataattatttctttatgtgggatttttcccccactgaataaatgcacttgtattgaaggttggatttttctctttttttcccattaaggtcccatattatttgaataaaaaaattattagaagctaaaaaacacatcttaactaggggtgccaataattatggagggcactgtatgttagTCTGCGGAGAGCAGGTGcgcgaggctgaacagactctggtccgacggctggatttatcttgggtttacaACCCACTGTGTATCATAGCAAACTCTAATACGAATCCATCACCGaaacagcacaaacgagcaGCAGTGGAacatgactttgctgtcaaaaaatctaggcacATCACCGTTTGAGGgtttgataaccccagggatgtggagggggcaggcacaggatgtttagtgaTACGGttatgttgcttagcaggcaggcgtaGCACTctcaaatgtattgaattgtagcctacatgggacaatagatggaaattgtttgtttgtattgtgtcacatcacattaccgtctgttaaatttaactgtccatctcaagttaaataatttgaaaatttacactgtcattgcttgcaaagcgttaaaagtactgcgtatgttgtcgtgacaagccggtggcaggagTGGGGTGGTGTGGCAGGCCCCTCCGAGTCTGTTGACAACCctggttagcatagcattcacgttcgcaataggctaatgctaatggcgagcgtcctcttgaaccctcagtcaacattttttttgcatagtttgtggcgtccaggtgggtataattaattgaaaataatgtactgttttcctgctaaatGTGTATAATCATCaagggtttggtctcaacattggttgggacatcatattaataagaccaaacagattgggtgaatgggggtcagtggttcatttctcaagaatatgaacctatatgataggctaaatgatcaatgcaaaagaaATCTGTATAAGTAATATCGCCCAAAAGAGGAagtcgaaaattaaaagggctgccaaaaacaaccgtACTAGACATGTCGAGTCAATTTCATGAAGATCAGTAAAACCGTTGTCAGGGATTTGTTTATGCTAGTAGAGCAATAACTACGGGTTACTACGCTCACAAACGATGGCAgatgcaaaaaataatttgaaatatcCTTGAGAACTTCGCTCTTTTTGCGATTTGAGCCTATTTGTTAAAATTCCCAAGTAGCTTGCCAAAATTTTAGCCAGGTAATCCACCCAAAATGCCtgtttcaaaacaaaatggccgacttccCTTTAATCAAACCTCAACTTCATTCACACTTCTTTATTAAACTTTTTATGCgcaatgtacattttttttaatcacatgatttcacatttgaaCTCTTGTCTTTAAGCACGTTCTCGTTCAAACTTTCAGTTACAGTGgcttacaaaaaatatttcaaagtaaAACACACTTCTGACAAAACacagtcaaaaaatacatttattgctcTATTAACCACAATGAGGCCAGGCGGTGGCGCTGTGCACAGCAGTAGTAGTTTTCAGCCTCGGTGAGCAGTTTAATACAATCGTGTAAACGCAAGCAGCAATGAGACGCACCCGAAAATAAAATACTACAGGTCAAAGTGCACGTGACGTGCTAAATGCTAAACATGCTAACGAGAGAGGCTAGGAGGCTAcatacacaacaagtgagctgcTAAGGAAGCGGCGTGTGCGCTAAATAGCTAAAATACGTCACAATTGTGAGTTATTAAAACTTTGGCTTATTTTACTACTTTATCTACTTTGTTTGGGACACCTGGAGACTTAAGTTTCTAGTAGTAGCAAACAAACAGATGCTGCTTTCAGGAAAGCTGGGAgattggagattttttttaccTGCTCAATTAATTTTAACACTTTCACACATgagttatgatttaaaaaaaaaaaaaaaaaactacagggCATGCAATGTGTGAAatactatggaaaaaaaaccttttcgaACATAACCAGTGTGTACTCATCAAtggaaaatggattggacgtctatcggcgtcagtggcagccaatgagttaaaacctaaaaataaatacatttttaaaacccGATCTTTTgtacccgataccgatactctatttgaaaaatgaaagtaGAAGGATTTTCAAATTGGacaaaaaagtttggacacccctgcattaCAGTAATCCCCCACATGTTGGCGTTCCATTACGCCGCCTAAGACCAGCTAATATGAAAGTAGTAATTAGCGTCAAGAATTGTAAAGGAACAGATTTCACCCGTCCCTACGCCCCCAAAAATAGCTGGGAGTCATCCATTCATTGGTCAACGGTTGTCGGGTTCAAGCATCGGAGCCTTTCTGCCTGCGTTTGGAGGGCGGCACCAAGCGGACGGGCAACTCCGGGGGCAGTCCGTGGCCTTCCAGCTTGACCTCAATCAGGTGGCTGGCCAGGGCAAACTCCTCCTCGTCCAGCATGCCGTCCCGGTCCACGTCGGACAGCTTCCAGATGCGACCCAGGACCGAGTTGGGCAGCCGAGAGCTGACCATCCAGTGTTTAGCTTTGGTGCCGCTCAGCTTGCCCTCGTTGGGCGCCAGGTTGTGGAAGATTTCGTCGTATTTGGGTTTGTCCTTGGTCACCACCCACTTGTCGGGCTCCTCCTCACCGTCGTCGCAGGGCTCTTCTTCCTCGTCCCTGAAGGGGTCGCCCTCGCCGAAGGGGCCGGCGCGGCTGCCCAGGAAGGCGCCGCCCTGCACGCCGGGCTGATCGCCGGCCTCCAGCTCTTCCTGGCGCAGGAGCGGCATCAGCTTGGCGATGTCCACGGACAGGAGCTCGTCCAGGGCCGCCATCAGGTTGGGCTTCAGGGTTTTGAACTTGGTGAAGTCGTGAACCATCAGTTGCTCCTAAAAGTGATAAGATGGTGAGAAGCGAACACGGAATGCTCGGAATGAGTTGCGAGCTGACCTGCATCTTGGCACAGTCTGGGAAGTCTCCGGCAGAAATGTTATGCTGCAGTTGAATCTTAGAGAAGATGACGGGCAATTGATAGATGAGGTTCTTTTTCTTATTGTCCTTCCTAAAAACGGACGGCATCTCTTGCTTCAGGTAGCTGATGATGTGAGCGTGCACCTGAAAATGGAACATTCAGTTATTTTCACACGTCAGGGAGATCATTTTGAAGTTTAAACTCTGGGCTTTTTGGAGCAGCTAGTTTTCCCAAGTACACCCGAGGTACTTCAGTTGCgcgtaggcatgtgctggtaagAGATTTTGTCCGTCAAATaagcttaagccaaaatatcatggttttACGGCATTGCAATTGCAGCTCTAAaaggtgttattttgagatatctgggtttttaaaaaatccattgaacaggcgcAGCATTTTCACTTTTCTGCCGGACTATTaaggtggggcaaataagtatttagtcaactcctaattgtgcaagttctcccacttgaaaatattagagaagcctgtgattgtcatttggcccattcctccatgcagatctcctctagagcagtgatgttttggggctgttgttgggcaacacggactttcaactccctccacagattttctatggcgtcgagatctgaagactggctaggccactccacgaCCTGAAACGCTTTTTACgaggccactcctttgttgccctggctatgtgtttgggatcattgtcatgctgaaagacccagccacgtctcatcttcaatgcccttgttgatggaaggagattttcactcaaaatctctcgatacatggccccattcattctttcctttacacagatcagtcgttctggtccctttgcagaaaaaaaacccaaagcatgtttccacccccatgcttcacagtgggtatggtgttcttcggatgcaattcactattctttctctccaaacacgagaacctgagtttctaccaaaaagttctattttggtttcatctgatcgtaacacgttctcccagtcctcttctggatcatccaaatgctctctaccaaaccgcagacgggcctggacatgtactggcttcagcagggggacacgtctggcagtgcaggatttcagtccctagctgcgcattgtgttactgatagtagcatttgttactttggtcccagctctctgtaggtcattcactaggtccccccgtgtggttctgggatttttttctcaccgttcttgttatcattttgacgccacggtcacagatcttgcatggagcccgagatcgagggagattatcagtggtcttgtatgtcttccattttctaataattgctcccacagttgatttctttacaccaagcattttacctattgcagattcagtcttcccagcctggtgcaggtctacaattttgtctctggtgtcattcgacagctctttggtcttggccatagtggagtttggagtgtgactgactgaaattgtggacaggtgtgttttatactgatgatgagttaaaacaggtgccattaatacaggtaacgagtggagcctcgttagacctcgttagaagaagttagacctctttgacagccagaaatcttgcttgtttgtatgtgactaaatagttattttccactctaatttggaaataaattatttaaaaatcaaacaaaggtattttctgtttttttcccacattctgtctctcatggttacccaagttgacaattacaggcctctctaatctcttcaagaaggagaacttgcacaactggtggttgactaaatgtttatttaccccactgtacatgtctgAGTATATTCATGCATGACTGGGTgcgattagacacactcaaaaagtcagtgccaggattagcgatcaggtagcGTTGAATAGGATGTGAACACATCCACACCTCCAGGTGATTTACGTAATACTGAGTTTCCCACCTCACATTGGTTAATTGTGTATGCTCCACCCTACCTATTTACTTCTCCTTTTAACTCACCTTCCCCCCTCTTTCTTTTCAGTTATCATGCCACCCACACTGTGTCCATGGGAAAATATAATTAGCTCACGATAGCACCACTACTTTCACAGGTAGCACAGGTGtgtcataatgtatttgttattgttgttggttcttctcttctgtctgcttccttctTTTCAGTCCCCCCACAACCCCTTCCTGCTCGCTTTctctaaatgaataaaacatagcgaacaaccacaatgggaggatatcaaactcccatgtgatacattaaaactgttcagactataaggacactcagattccgattctcctaagcagctgaacaggaccggttaaaaaaaaaaaaatatatatatatatatatatatatatatatatatatatatatataaaataccgtaattttcggactccaaggtgcacctgacaataagccgcagctgtcctcactgtattatgggatgtttacaccaaaagatattaattggtaactttttatttgaaagcggcatcatacgactgtcataacacgaaatgaaccaccatgaagctttgagctGCGAAGCTTaattgctttaagaagctttATTTGCTTTATATAGAAGCTTTatttgccatcactgctcccgtgggggagacagtcaacctctgctgccacctgctgtcaacactgttgtcatccaatatgcctcctagcatgcactgcagcgctacagatgtaaataacaataaaattcatgttctatgctaattatttcttcagttactgttctagttgtttcattaattgctagtaatggtatttggtaacaccatTATAATTATGAAGTGACACTGCCATTAacataatgaatgcttatgacatgtgTCCTTTTATGTCATCtgacaaatgatctcacttctgaatgtatgtaaaagatccgagctgaacataaatggagttagtgacataattagccggatgacacttaatgatatctATCATAAAACTtcgttaatgcccatgatactgTTCAGTTCTGTACTTGTTTTAGTTTGTTTGCCTATTTTGGAGAAACTGTTCTTGCCTAATCCTCGTAAAACAAAGTCCTAATCTTCACAAGAGCAAAGAAAACTTTTGGACTGGAGGTATTCTGAATTCCTCTCTGAAAAAGAAGCACTCACCCGAACCAGGCGCGCCCTCTTGACCAGGTCATTTAGCTTGCGCAGCGCCGCATGCCGAGGAAGATTCTGGATATCGGCGAAGAGGTCCTCCTCCTCCAGCTCGAACAGCTTGCGGTTGTCCGTCACCATCAGCGGTTCGGACCAGAAGGAACCGATGTAGACCCTGAGAACCTCGGGGGTGCCGAAAACCTTGCCCAGAGACCACATGAGGGCGCCGTAGACCCTCATGAGCTGCTGGGTCCCCACCATGTCGGCCTTGTTGAGGACCACCCGCAGCTTGTCTTCGTTGCCCTTCAGCGCGCCGATGGCCTCCGAGAACTCGTCCGAGATCTCCAGTTTGTGGGCGTCGAAGAGGAGGATGATGCGGTCCACGCGCTCGGCGAACCAGCGCAACACGGCGGGAAAGTCGTAGCCTGCGAGCAGTGTTACAGTTAGCTTCATTTTCAACGGTAACGACTTTGGAATTTCCAAAGTTCAATTCACAAATTTTAAACACTTTTCTGTTCAAAAGTTTATATTAGGTAACTCATTCATTAGCTTAgcctcacttcaaatggattggacgtttagcgtTGGCAATGACAGTCAAGGAGTTAAAAAGTAGAGCATTCCACTTGGACTTGCTCACAGCTACAGTATGTGGAAACAGCAACATGATGTCATCTTTTTTGCATAAGCGTCTTTTGTGTGTGACTTTTGACACTTCTTACTCAACTTTTTTagatttatacagtggggcaaataagtatttattcaaccactaattgtgcaagttctcccacttgaaaatattacagaggcctgtaattgtcaacatggttaaacctcaaccatgagagacagaatgtggggaaaaaaaacagaaaatcacattgttagatttttaaagaattttatttgcaaatcatggtggaaattaagtatttggtcaataccaaaagttaatctcaatactttgttatgtaccctttgttggcaatgacagaggtcaaacgttttctgtaactcttcacaagcttttcacacgctgttgctggtattttggcccattcctccatgcagatctcctctagagcagtgatgttttggggctgtcgttgggcaacacggtctttcaactccctccacagattttctatggggttgagatctggggactggctaggccacgtctcatcttcagtcccctcgctgatggaaggagattttcactcaaaatgtctcgatacatggccccattcattctttcctttacacaggtcagtcgtcctggtcccgttgcagaaaa encodes:
- the LOC130918052 gene encoding EH domain-containing protein 2-like, giving the protein MSRWGRKNVKKAPEVIRTVTEGLKSLYRKKLLPLEQYYGFHDFHSLSLEDADFDNKPMVLVVGQYSTGKTTFIKYLLEQEIPGSRVGPEPTTDCFTAIMHGEVESVIPGNALIVDPNKPFRKLNPFGNTFLNRFQCAQMSNQVLESISIIDTPGILSGAKQRVSRGYDFPAVLRWFAERVDRIILLFDAHKLEISDEFSEAIGALKGNEDKLRVVLNKADMVGTQQLMRVYGALMWSLGKVFGTPEVLRVYIGSFWSEPLMVTDNRKLFELEEEDLFADIQNLPRHAALRKLNDLVKRARLVRVHAHIISYLKQEMPSVFRKDNKKKNLIYQLPVIFSKIQLQHNISAGDFPDCAKMQEQLMVHDFTKFKTLKPNLMAALDELLSVDIAKLMPLLRQEELEAGDQPGVQGGAFLGSRAGPFGEGDPFRDEEEEPCDDGEEEPDKWVVTKDKPKYDEIFHNLAPNEGKLSGTKAKHWMVSSRLPNSVLGRIWKLSDVDRDGMLDEEEFALASHLIEVKLEGHGLPPELPVRLVPPSKRRQKGSDA